In the genome of Eggerthella sp. YY7918, one region contains:
- a CDS encoding MDR family MFS transporter, whose amino-acid sequence MGLSRKQIIMLAVLVFGTFVTVLNQTVVAPALPSVMTEMNVDASTAQWLTTGFTLVNAIMIPITAFLTDRFTTKRLFIVSMVIFTAGSALAGWGPNFSVLLLGRLVQAAGAGILMPLVMTVLMWTFPIDKRGTAMGLFGIVIAFGPAIGPTVAGVIIDQYTWHEMFYIITVLSAVVVLVGAFVLDKGGETNKDVTLDIPSVILSSFGFGGLLYGLSTIGSFGLRVDAVVGTLVGVVALVFFFRRQLKMEHPMLQVRVLQNRKFLIATIIGMLVQGALLAAGILVPIYLQSLMGYSATVSGLVLLPGAIIMGAMGPIAGRLFDKHGPRVLSLVGMGILTLTTFCFAFLGTNTGIIMLTVLYTVRLFSLSLVNMPITTWGMNALENELVNHGTSVNNTFRQVAGSLGTAIIVSASTVATNASSRIMTPTQAGIFGIDVAFALAGVLCLIGFIMVVALVKDRPGEAAAKDKDNSRRTVLESIMKRDVYTLPSSSTVAEAMQFLVEKHISAAPLVNAEGQAVGFVSDGDIMRYLSKRSAMVMDPVVMIMQTVDTDSSNSDFARKLDQLMGMNVTAIGSKGIIGVDIHADLPEVCRVLGDNHLKKVPVLDDGQVVGVINRSDITHYSMQKYLAERGEKALESSAND is encoded by the coding sequence CCGTTGTGGCCCCGGCCCTGCCGTCGGTCATGACGGAGATGAACGTCGACGCATCCACCGCTCAGTGGCTAACGACGGGCTTTACCTTGGTCAACGCCATCATGATTCCCATCACAGCGTTTCTGACGGACCGTTTCACCACCAAGCGCCTCTTCATCGTATCCATGGTCATTTTTACGGCGGGCAGTGCATTGGCGGGTTGGGGTCCCAACTTCAGCGTGCTACTTCTGGGCCGTCTGGTGCAGGCCGCCGGCGCTGGCATCCTTATGCCCCTTGTTATGACGGTGCTCATGTGGACCTTCCCCATCGACAAACGCGGTACAGCGATGGGCCTGTTCGGCATCGTTATCGCGTTCGGCCCGGCCATCGGCCCCACCGTAGCTGGCGTTATCATCGATCAGTACACGTGGCACGAGATGTTCTACATCATCACCGTGCTATCGGCGGTGGTCGTGCTTGTCGGTGCATTCGTTTTGGATAAAGGTGGCGAAACAAACAAGGATGTCACGCTCGACATCCCTTCGGTCATCCTCTCATCATTCGGCTTCGGCGGTCTTTTGTACGGCCTGTCTACCATTGGCTCGTTTGGCCTGCGTGTCGATGCTGTCGTTGGCACGCTTGTGGGCGTGGTGGCGCTCGTATTCTTCTTCCGTCGTCAGCTGAAGATGGAGCATCCTATGCTGCAGGTGCGCGTGCTGCAGAACCGCAAGTTCCTCATCGCCACCATCATTGGCATGCTTGTCCAGGGCGCCCTTCTGGCCGCGGGTATTTTGGTACCCATCTACCTGCAATCGCTCATGGGCTACTCGGCTACGGTGTCTGGCCTGGTACTTCTGCCCGGCGCCATCATCATGGGCGCCATGGGACCCATTGCGGGCCGCTTGTTCGACAAGCACGGTCCACGCGTCTTAAGCCTTGTCGGCATGGGCATACTTACGCTCACGACTTTCTGTTTCGCCTTTTTGGGTACCAACACCGGCATCATCATGCTGACCGTTTTGTACACCGTGCGTCTGTTCTCGCTGTCGCTGGTGAACATGCCCATCACCACGTGGGGCATGAACGCCCTTGAGAACGAACTCGTGAATCACGGCACCTCGGTAAACAATACGTTTCGCCAGGTAGCAGGTTCGTTGGGAACGGCTATTATCGTGTCGGCATCCACGGTTGCCACCAACGCGAGTTCGCGCATCATGACGCCCACGCAGGCCGGCATCTTCGGCATCGACGTGGCGTTTGCCCTTGCGGGCGTCCTCTGCCTCATCGGCTTCATTATGGTAGTGGCGTTGGTGAAGGATAGGCCGGGCGAAGCAGCCGCCAAGGACAAAGACAACTCCCGTCGTACAGTGTTGGAATCCATCATGAAACGCGATGTGTACACCCTGCCGTCAAGCTCCACGGTGGCGGAGGCCATGCAGTTTTTGGTGGAGAAGCACATCAGCGCCGCGCCGCTCGTGAACGCCGAAGGTCAAGCCGTTGGGTTTGTGTCAGACGGCGACATCATGCGCTACCTTTCGAAGCGCAGTGCCATGGTGATGGACCCCGTCGTTATGATTATGCAAACCGTGGACACCGATTCCAGCAATTCGGATTTTGCACGCAAGCTCGACCAGCTTATGGGCATGAACGTGACAGCTATTGGCAGCAAGGGAATCATCGGCGTGGATATACATGCCGACCTGCCCGAAGTATGCCGCGTGCTGGGCGACAACCACCTGAAGAAGGTGCCCGTCCTTGACGACGGCCAAGTGGTGGGCGTGATCAATCGTTCCGACATCACCCACTATTCCATGCAGAAGTACCTGGCCGAACGCGGAGAAAAAGCGCTTGAGAGCAGCGCGAACGACTAA
- a CDS encoding argininosuccinate lyase: MQNQTKEARMPALQVRDFPDDLYEELKVYAASQHRSIAQQTIVAVEQMLQTDATGAPFSAEHKPHYLDFDTEAERAARIKRKKEVFERIGQLHWNGPKPTAEEIVAVVREGHEERDEAILQSLGFYDEIEGRRAAEA; encoded by the coding sequence ATGCAAAACCAAACGAAGGAGGCCAGAATGCCGGCATTGCAAGTGAGAGACTTCCCGGACGATCTCTACGAGGAACTGAAGGTATACGCTGCCAGCCAGCATCGTAGCATCGCGCAACAAACCATCGTTGCGGTGGAACAGATGCTGCAGACGGATGCAACGGGGGCGCCGTTTTCTGCCGAGCATAAACCGCACTATCTTGATTTTGATACCGAAGCCGAACGTGCTGCGCGCATCAAAAGGAAAAAAGAAGTGTTTGAGCGGATTGGACAACTGCATTGGAACGGGCCGAAGCCTACCGCGGAGGAAATTGTTGCGGTGGTTCGTGAAGGTCATGAAGAACGTGACGAGGCCATACTGCAAAGCCTAGGATTTTACGATGAAATCGAAGGACGAAGGGCGGCTGAGGCATGA
- the recN gene encoding DNA repair protein RecN: protein MIDEIQVENLALIREATLEPAQGLTVLTGETGAGKTALLSALKLLMGARADKDAVREGTDALSVSGRFYDSAEADELVATRRVAVDGRSRASLNGHMASVGELAQAVAPAIDLCGQHEHQQLMRTATHVRLLDSWAGDSVAVARAAYESAFVEAADAAAELARVRDASASSSAKLDEARFTLSRIDAVGPVEGEYEELVADLARVEHAEALASAANTAHVSLAGEEGALDALTTAAAALEGGARFDAKLKEFAASLREVGYVLEDVARETRDYRDRVEFDPDVLAEQQERMAALQGLLRAYGPRMEDVFVKRAEAADLVSLVDDAAERERVAQKALDAAETMLAQAADALTAARAEAAPRFAEAVTAHMVRLEMGSAELVCELQPLDRAQWTRTGPHAVEFLFRPGTGMQARPLARIASGGEVSRVMLAIKVVLGANDDVGTLVFDEVDAGVGGSTAVALAEVLVDLARTHQVIVVTHLAQVAVRGEAHYVVRKAEGEGGMPETDLHRLAEDERPAEIARMLSGDATEASLAHAREMLAGVNC from the coding sequence ATGATCGATGAGATTCAGGTTGAGAATCTGGCGCTGATTCGAGAGGCGACGCTTGAGCCTGCGCAGGGATTGACTGTGCTTACCGGCGAGACGGGTGCGGGTAAAACGGCTCTGCTTTCGGCGTTGAAGCTGCTCATGGGCGCGCGTGCCGATAAAGATGCCGTTCGCGAAGGTACCGACGCACTCTCGGTGTCGGGCCGATTCTATGATTCCGCCGAGGCTGACGAACTCGTTGCTACGCGCCGGGTTGCTGTCGACGGTCGTTCACGCGCCTCCCTCAATGGACACATGGCAAGCGTTGGCGAACTCGCGCAGGCTGTTGCCCCTGCTATCGATCTGTGCGGCCAGCATGAGCACCAACAGCTTATGCGCACGGCAACTCACGTGCGTTTGCTCGATTCCTGGGCGGGAGATTCGGTGGCTGTGGCTCGTGCTGCTTATGAAAGCGCCTTTGTGGAAGCAGCCGATGCTGCTGCGGAACTTGCGCGTGTGCGCGATGCGAGTGCCTCTTCATCTGCCAAGCTGGATGAAGCACGCTTCACTCTTTCGCGTATCGATGCCGTCGGTCCTGTTGAAGGTGAATACGAAGAATTGGTTGCCGATCTTGCGCGCGTTGAGCACGCAGAAGCCCTGGCGAGCGCCGCCAACACTGCACACGTTTCCCTTGCGGGAGAAGAAGGCGCGCTTGACGCACTCACTACGGCTGCCGCAGCGCTTGAGGGCGGTGCACGTTTTGATGCGAAGCTCAAAGAATTCGCCGCCTCGTTGCGCGAGGTGGGGTATGTGCTCGAAGATGTGGCTCGGGAGACGCGTGACTATCGCGACAGGGTGGAGTTTGACCCTGATGTCCTTGCTGAACAGCAGGAGCGCATGGCTGCGCTTCAAGGGCTGCTGCGCGCCTACGGCCCCCGCATGGAGGACGTTTTTGTGAAGCGTGCCGAAGCGGCTGATCTTGTCTCGCTGGTTGATGATGCCGCCGAGCGTGAACGCGTGGCGCAAAAAGCACTTGATGCGGCGGAGACGATGCTCGCTCAGGCGGCCGATGCGTTGACCGCTGCGCGTGCCGAAGCCGCCCCGCGCTTTGCCGAAGCGGTTACAGCGCACATGGTGCGTCTTGAGATGGGCAGTGCCGAACTGGTTTGCGAGCTTCAACCGCTTGATCGTGCGCAATGGACGCGTACGGGTCCGCACGCGGTCGAATTTTTGTTCCGTCCCGGTACGGGCATGCAAGCTCGTCCGCTCGCGCGCATCGCGTCGGGCGGTGAGGTGAGCCGCGTCATGCTGGCCATCAAAGTGGTGCTGGGCGCGAACGACGACGTCGGCACGCTCGTGTTCGACGAGGTGGACGCTGGTGTGGGTGGTTCGACCGCCGTGGCGCTGGCCGAGGTGCTGGTCGACCTCGCACGCACGCACCAGGTGATCGTGGTCACGCACCTCGCGCAGGTAGCGGTACGCGGTGAAGCGCACTACGTGGTGCGCAAGGCGGAAGGGGAAGGCGGTATGCCTGAAACCGATCTGCATAGGCTTGCCGAAGACGAACGCCCCGCCGAAATCGCACGTATGCTTTCCGGCGATGCTACCGAAGCTTCCCTCGCTCACGCCCGCGAGATGCTTGCAGGCGTGAACTGCTAG
- a CDS encoding type II toxin-antitoxin system VapC family toxin translates to MIVLDANAAIAMMRKTEEGEALLALMLEGESVIAPTLLHFELANALAKYVRRGELSSDELPVALQTSVQFVDTFYPGKELTLEATSEAVRLNHPVYDLFYLVLARRTGSTLFTLNKRLQNLCLDNGVNCVFLDTEC, encoded by the coding sequence ATGATAGTTCTGGATGCAAACGCAGCTATCGCCATGATGCGCAAAACTGAGGAAGGCGAAGCGCTTCTAGCTTTGATGCTTGAAGGTGAATCGGTCATTGCCCCTACGCTCTTGCACTTTGAGTTGGCTAATGCGTTGGCAAAGTACGTGCGGAGAGGGGAACTTTCTTCTGATGAGTTGCCTGTTGCTTTACAGACAAGTGTGCAGTTCGTTGATACCTTTTACCCAGGTAAAGAACTTACGCTTGAGGCTACTTCCGAAGCCGTTCGTCTCAATCATCCTGTGTACGATCTGTTCTACCTCGTGTTGGCGCGCCGGACGGGTTCGACTTTGTTCACCTTGAACAAGCGGTTGCAGAACCTATGCCTCGACAATGGTGTGAACTGCGTCTTTCTTGATACGGAATGCTAG
- a CDS encoding leucine-rich repeat protein, translated as MNTNSLVFNDSITPIDKLIEHLIKNCPALAVRDVHVVDAARASEGEMWSPQLLAHEAWVASKEKASGADGDLLRVGALGMGLSDEERTRVLAQATHRSTQERQPEALREQEGSEGDLRGAIEVRQDTDGYAIVGVDLHRFAQTCGGTEDLIVALPAFIGGMPVVRIAAEAFSRRRVQGVGVRLLVVPDTVKRIGAHAFLALSAQCIHLGCNVEVLGEQPCDLAGVSPRLARRSYSVDKHNKHFSAHRGSLFSSDGTRLLFLATPSTARVELPSNVEYIEAAAFATGCEPPAVVVCPQTLARVDTKAWDDAVWLCPHGAPACHALRRRGVRLAGPRAFEQDGCWYDFDEDGAVLVAGPPKPASVSRRFAEQAAAFAAAVHGIAGDAAGVDGALSPSAVAAQAATEFAASGEAGSTVGYVSASASEVLALPREVAGRPLVRIGIRALPFAPASVVIPDTVRVIERDNACRGTKRLVLAEGLERIGEHCFWSRKLEGPVLIPASVHSVGKGCFEYAVCRLEHTKTIIHVSADQLLSCFLADPPDEIPFDFARYDELLRTGKNLPDRLGAVLHRLAMPFRLADDTRDVLVSYLRDHERETQERVARDGDRVMVEALVHAGFIDERTFDRQIELLRACNRTDCVLYLMEWHREQGGQSKPFSSRDRFAL; from the coding sequence ATGAATACAAACTCGCTGGTATTTAACGATTCGATAACACCAATTGATAAACTTATTGAGCATTTGATCAAAAACTGTCCCGCGCTTGCAGTCCGTGATGTTCATGTTGTCGATGCCGCCCGTGCATCCGAGGGAGAGATGTGGTCTCCTCAGCTGCTCGCGCACGAAGCGTGGGTGGCATCTAAAGAAAAGGCGAGCGGCGCCGACGGCGATCTGCTGAGGGTCGGCGCGCTGGGTATGGGCCTCTCCGATGAGGAGCGCACGCGTGTGTTGGCTCAGGCTACGCATCGCTCGACGCAAGAAAGGCAGCCGGAGGCCCTGCGCGAACAAGAGGGAAGCGAGGGCGATCTGCGCGGCGCTATCGAAGTGCGCCAAGATACAGATGGCTACGCAATTGTTGGCGTTGACCTGCATAGATTTGCTCAAACTTGTGGCGGCACCGAAGATCTTATCGTTGCGCTTCCCGCCTTCATAGGTGGAATGCCTGTGGTGCGCATCGCTGCCGAGGCCTTTTCGCGACGACGTGTGCAGGGTGTGGGTGTGCGGCTGCTCGTAGTGCCCGACACGGTGAAGCGTATTGGCGCACATGCGTTTCTCGCGCTGTCGGCCCAGTGCATTCATCTGGGTTGCAATGTGGAAGTTCTCGGTGAACAGCCCTGCGATCTTGCGGGAGTGTCGCCGCGGTTGGCGCGCCGCTCCTATTCGGTCGACAAGCATAACAAACACTTCAGTGCGCATAGGGGGAGTTTGTTTTCGAGCGATGGAACGCGCTTGCTGTTTCTTGCTACTCCCTCTACAGCGCGCGTTGAGCTGCCTTCAAACGTTGAGTATATTGAAGCAGCTGCGTTTGCGACAGGATGTGAGCCGCCTGCCGTTGTGGTGTGTCCACAAACGCTCGCACGTGTTGATACGAAAGCATGGGACGATGCAGTGTGGCTTTGTCCGCACGGTGCCCCCGCATGTCATGCGCTTCGCAGGCGCGGCGTGCGCTTGGCGGGACCGCGAGCGTTTGAGCAGGATGGATGCTGGTATGATTTCGACGAGGATGGTGCTGTGCTTGTGGCGGGACCCCCGAAACCCGCTTCTGTATCCCGTCGCTTTGCGGAGCAAGCGGCAGCGTTTGCGGCAGCCGTCCACGGCATAGCCGGCGATGCGGCAGGGGTAGATGGGGCGCTTTCTCCCTCGGCGGTTGCGGCTCAGGCTGCAACCGAATTTGCTGCATCGGGGGAAGCGGGTTCGACAGTGGGGTATGTGTCCGCCAGCGCTTCTGAGGTACTAGCGTTACCGCGTGAGGTGGCGGGGCGGCCTCTTGTGCGCATTGGGATTCGGGCGTTGCCATTCGCCCCCGCATCCGTGGTAATTCCCGATACGGTGCGCGTTATCGAGCGCGATAACGCCTGTCGGGGGACAAAACGGCTGGTGCTTGCAGAAGGTCTTGAGCGCATTGGCGAACATTGCTTCTGGTCGCGCAAGCTGGAAGGCCCTGTGCTCATCCCTGCAAGCGTTCATTCAGTTGGAAAAGGGTGTTTCGAATATGCTGTGTGTCGACTAGAACATACGAAGACCATCATCCACGTGTCGGCCGACCAGCTGCTGAGCTGCTTCTTGGCTGATCCGCCAGATGAAATCCCCTTTGACTTCGCTCGTTACGATGAGTTGTTGCGCACAGGCAAGAATCTGCCTGATCGCCTTGGTGCGGTACTGCACCGTCTGGCGATGCCGTTTCGCCTTGCTGACGATACGCGCGACGTGCTTGTGTCCTATCTACGTGACCATGAGCGCGAGACGCAAGAGCGGGTGGCTCGCGACGGCGACCGTGTCATGGTCGAGGCGCTCGTGCACGCTGGATTCATTGATGAGCGCACGTTCGACCGCCAAATTGAGCTGTTGCGTGCATGCAATCGCACCGACTGCGTCCTTTACCTTATGGAATGGCATCGTGAGCAGGGTGGGCAGTCGAAGCCGTTTTCTTCGCGCGACCGCTTTGCCTTGTGA